Sequence from the Amaranthus tricolor cultivar Red isolate AtriRed21 chromosome 1, ASM2621246v1, whole genome shotgun sequence genome:
TGTCACACAATTTTCCTTGTATTGCGAAAGTCGACTTTGAAGGAGTACTCGTTGACCAGCTTCTACGACGAGCTATCTTCATTGTATTTTAAGCAATATTTATCAATTGTGTTCACATTTATGAAAGTGTCCATTTTATACTTCTAATTTTCTACCATAATATAATGTTCATCCTAGAATCTTCCTAAATTATGGTCTATCGTGTAATttactacttattattaatGATTAGGGTTTATATAAAAAACGGACTTCGTTCTAAAATTTTAGTGCGTTTAGGTTTTAAAATTGAATgtagaattttattttcaatataaaacaaaaaggtGCTAGAATAAAAAAGATTAAGGGCTTAGTATCAACTAAAAGTTTTATAATCTctccaaattgaaaaagaaaattctGAGGTGTTTGATATGTAAAATTTAGGAGTTGGAAACACTAACGATTAACTCATTTCATTACCTAATGTTTGTTTTGCGATTTTCACTATAAAAGAAAGACAATTTATCGAATAAAATTCACCGACTAACCCTAAACAGTTGGACATTTCCAACTGTTTTTCCAACTGACAAGCGTTAATCGAAATTTCGACTAAATTGCTACTGAATTAGTTTTTGGTCGAAATTTTGAATTAGAAAAAAAcaatttaccattaattaatTTGTGACTAATTTCCGACTAAAGTTTTAGTTGGAATAAATTCCGACTAAATTGGAAACTTCTTTCCACAATTTTGTCGTTGGTTTGCCTAACTTATTTGTGGTGGGTTTAATTACTTTAGtagtattataattaatttgtttgcCTAACTTATTTCTAACTTGCTTTAATTACTTGTGtagcattattattaattgtattattagtattaattttttactttagtagcattattattgttaataatttgtattaacaGAAAGCAAAGATGCAATGGGTTCATCTTGGGGATGATAACACTCGATTTTTTCATCAAAGCATAAAACAGAGACACAGATCACATAGCACGCAATGGTCCCATCCTTTCCAACCAACAAAGAAGCTTACTCGACCTCTCCTTTAATGAAAAGTGTCATGTGGAGCATCCCAGATGACAAAGTTCCGGGGATAGATGGCTTCAATAGTAAATTTTACAAGTCTTCATCGGATATAGTTAGGGAGGACGTTGTTTAAGCGGTTAATCACTTTCTTAGAACTGGGAAGATGCCACAGAGCTGGAACATAACCACTATTACCCTTATCCCCAAAACAAAGAACCCTGCACACCTAGGCGACTTCAAACCTATTTCGTGCTTTCATGTGCTTCCAAGTTAATGTGCTCAAATTAATGTGCTTCCAAGTTAATCTGATCCAAGCTCAAATTGGTCCTTGGCCACCTGATTGACCAAGCCCAAGGGGCGTTTGTAACTGGCAGAAACATAATGCACAACATCTTACTCTGTCAAGACTTGGTTAAACAGTACACTAGAAAGAATTGCTATTCTAGCTGCCTTATGAAAATGGACCTCTATAAGGCCTACGACATGATGGACTGGCAATTTATCAAGGAAATGCTAGTAGCTCTGAATTTTCCGGCCCACTTCATCCACATAGACATGGCCTGTATCATTTCCACAAGATATACAATCATGATCAATGGAACTCCCACACCCACATTCCAAGCGAAGAGGGGACTTCGACAAGGGGACCCTTTCTCCCACCTTCTTTTTGTTATTGGCATGGAATATCTGTCTCGAATCCTCAAAAGTGTCGAGGACCAATATGGCTTTCATCCTAGATGCAGAAAGACAAAGCTCACTCATCTTTGTTTCCCTGATGACCTGATGCTCTTTTGTAAGGGTGACATTCCATTGGTGCGAACTCTCAAGCTTTGCATCTAAAACTTCTCAGAGCCTCTGGGTTACAAGCCAATGCCTCCAAGTCTGCTCTGTATACAACGGGGATCACACCAGAGACAAAAAATTCCATTGGGGATGAGCTCACTCAATTCTCCTTTGGAACCtttcccttcaagtatcttgGTATTCCGTTGTCTATTAAAAGCTCTCTATTGCTGAATGTGAACAAATTTGCAGATAAGATGACAAGAAAAATACGAGGGTGGCAAGCCAAAAACCTCTCGTATGTAGCTAGACTTTAGTTGATCAACTCAGTCATGATGGGTATTTCCTCTTATTGGTGTCAGAGATTTATCCTCCCATAGAGGGTCATCAAATGTATTAATGACATCTGCAGATCCTTTCTATGGTTCGGTATCGCTAACTCCCACAAACTAGGAAATGTGAACTAGAAACAGGTATGCAAGCCTAAGTGTGGAGGTTGGGGCATCAAAGACGTGCTCACTTGGAACCAAATAGCTGTGGGCAAAATAGCTTGGCACATACACATCATGAAAGACTCAATGTGGGTACGGTGGGTTAATGGAGTTTATACCAAAGGGGGGAATTGGGGCTTGTATAACGCTCCAATTAATGCAAGCTGGACCATGAGGAAGCTGTGCAAAATTAAAGACACATGGAAGCAATGGGTATTCAAAGACGCCTATTCAATTAAGGAAGTTTATACGACTACCTTTCAATGTCAACCAAAGGTAAACTGGAGAATTCTGGTCTGGAGCGGAGTAGTTATTCCACGAACTCGATTTTGCTGTTGGCTCTTGGCCTTAGGAAAACTTAAAACCAAGGAACAGACTCCATAGCATAGGGGTAACTACAGACAACCTATGCCCTCTATGTGCCAAAAAAAGGAAAGCATCCAACACATCTATTTTGAATGCCCTTTCAGCCAGATATGTCTAGATGAAGTTGAGAAATGGACGGGCATCAGATTCAAACCCATAGCAAGGATGGACTTTCACAAATACAAACTAACAAAAGTTAAGCAGCAAGTTATGAGTGCCATATATACATCCACCGTTTATGCAATCTGAAAAAGTAGGAATATAGCCGTCTGGGAAAATCTCGTTCAAACCCatcatttagttgtttaagggTTAAAGAAGAAGTCGAGTTGCGCCTCAAGATGTTGCACATCCCCTTACTTCATCAGTAATCTTTTTTGATTTGTAGGCCTACTATTAGttattagatttattttggCTAGTCTTGTGTCTACTAGCTATGTATAGGCCCTTGATGTATAGTTTTTTTTCCGCCAGCTTTTGGCTTTTTTGATGTAGCATCTCCATAAATGCACGTGAAGAGTGGGGGGGGAACCCTTATTAAAAGGTGGGCCTTGTTTCCATTGTTTAGAAGTGATAGAAGTGTTACGTTATAACTATAATAACATTGCTTAGAGTATTATTAATTAACAGATGACCGAGTGGTTGGAGTCTTGGTGTAATAACCAAAAGGTCAGCAGTCTGAAACCTCTCAAAACAACTGTGTGGGAGGTATTGTGCAGGTTGTGGTGTGATGTTGGTGCTACGTGGACATGACATGAGTG
This genomic interval carries:
- the LOC130807292 gene encoding uncharacterized protein LOC130807292 encodes the protein MDLYKAYDMMDWQFIKEMLVALNFPAHFIHIDMACIISTRYTIMINGTPTPTFQAKRGLRQGDPFSHLLFVIGMEYLSRILKSVEDQYGFHPRCRKTKLTHLCFPDDLMLFCKGDIPLSALYTTGITPETKNSIGDELTQFSFGTFPFKYLGIPLSIKSSLLLNVNKFADKMTRKIRGWQAKNLSDLSSHRGSSNVLMTSADPFYGSVCKPKCGGWGIKDVLTWNQIAVGKIAWHIHIMKDSMWVRWVNGVYTKGGNWGLYNAPINASWTMRKLCKIKDTWKQWVFKDAYSIKEVYTTTFQCQPKVNWRILVWSGVVIPRTRFCCWLLALGKLKTKEQTP